One Pieris napi chromosome Z, ilPieNapi1.2, whole genome shotgun sequence DNA window includes the following coding sequences:
- the LOC125062254 gene encoding T-cell acute lymphocytic leukemia protein 1 homolog: MSGTRTQVADSSTSPPLIDNRRLDYSALKFTYVDGSDDESAITSELPSCVYAAARSRLQLPLAAYVHQHTRQIHTDGLLDTSMEPEYQCGGSPYRVQRAAANVRERRRMLSSINSAFDELRVHVPTFPYEKRLSKIDTLRLAIAYIALLREVLDADYDPLTYVEKCLRGEIKADRAHWNTSDLTARLSWINWENLGVNPQRRSVLTSLALSSENMQYPHN, from the exons ATGTCAGGCACTAGAACGCAGGTTGCAGACTCATCCACATCACCACCTCTAAt tgATAATCGTCGACTCGATTATTCTGCACTGAAATTTACTTATGTCGACGGATCCGATGACGAAAGTGCAATTACTTCGGAATTGCCGTCGTGTGTGTACGCTGCTGCCAGAAGCCGTCTTCAGCTGCCTTTAGCTGCCTATGTTCATCAGCATACTCGTCAAATTCATACAG ATGGTCTTCTGGACACATCAATGGAGCCAGAATATCAATGCGGAGGGTCACCGTACCGCGTACAACGGGCGGCGGCAAACGTCCGCGAACGACGGCGAATGCTGAG CAGTATAAACTCGGCGTTCGACGAGTTGCGGGTCCATGTTCCAACATTTCCGTACGAGAAAAGGCTGAGTAAGATTGACACTCTACGGCTTGCGATCGCATACATCGCACTTCTTAGAGAG GTCCTGGATGCAGATTACGATCCCTTGACTTATGTAGAGAAATGTCTTCGAGGTGAAATCAAGGCCGATCGTGCACATTGGAATACTAGTG ATTTGACCGCAAGATTATCGTGGATTAATTGGGAGAACTTAGGGGTTAATCCCCAACGCAGAAGTGTCTTGACATCACTGGCCCTTAGTTCTGAAAATATGCAGTATCCTCATAACTGA